A single genomic interval of Candidatus Gracilibacteria bacterium harbors:
- a CDS encoding DNA cytosine methyltransferase, producing the protein MSKKDKKIKFIDLFAGIGGFHLAFHNNGAECVFSSEWDDHARKTYETNFKKVSPELFESGNFVGDITKIDEKNIPDFDILTGGFPCQPFSQAGHKKGFNETRGTLFFDIARIIKEKRPKAFFIENVRGLLNHDNGRTFSIIKETIENDLGYSFHYKIVKASDFGLPQNRPRLFMVGFRDKDIEFSFPENIPLKMTMSDVWGGKCNKEIGFTLRVGGKGSDINDRRNWDAYLVDGEVKRLSPKEGKKMQGFPENFEFPVSRNEAMKQLGNSVAVPAIQAVAENIILALTKKYYDK; encoded by the coding sequence ATGTCTAAAAAAGATAAGAAAATTAAATTCATAGATTTATTTGCCTGAATAGGCTGATTTCACCTTGCATTTCATAACAACTGAGCTGAATGTGTATTTTCTTCTGAATGGGATGATCACGCCAGAAAAACCTATGAAACAAATTTTAAGAAAGTTTCCCCAGAATTGTTTGAGTCATGAAATTTCGTGTGAGATATTACCAAAATTGACGAAAAGAATATTCCTGATTTTGATATCCTCACATGAGGATTTCCGTGTCAGCCATTTTCTCAAGCGGGTCACAAAAAGGGTTTTAATGAAACAAGATGAACTTTATTCTTTGATATAGCAAGAATAATAAAAGAAAAGAGACCAAAAGCATTCTTTATAGAGAATGTACGCTGACTTTTAAATCATGATAATTGAAGAACCTTCTCAATAATCAAGGAAACCATTGAAAATGATCTCTGATATTCATTTCACTATAAAATAGTAAAAGCCTCTGATTTTTGATTACCTCAAAATAGACCACGACTCTTTATGGTAGGTTTTCGAGATAAAGATATAGAATTTTCTTTCCCTGAAAATATACCTCTAAAAATGACTATGTCAGATGTATGGGGATGAAAATGTAATAAAGAAATTGGCTTTACTTTGAGAGTATGATGAAAAGGGTCGGATATAAATGACAGAAGAAATTGGGATGCCTATTTAGTAGATGGGGAAGTAAAAAGGCTAAGTCCAAAAGAATGAAAAAAGATGCAATGATTTCCTGAGAATTTTGAGTTCCCTGTATCAAGAAATGAAGCAATGAAACAACTTGGAAACTCGGTGGCTGTTCCAGCCATACAAGCAGTAGCAGAAAATATCATTCTAGCCTTAACCAAGAAATATTATGACAAATAG
- a CDS encoding helix-turn-helix transcriptional regulator, which produces MGRPKKKILLHERLKIARQEKNMSIDALTKEANITYVTYGKIEAGITDNPTIKNLTRIARTLEVSIDELVQDMDWNDKEE; this is translated from the coding sequence ATGGGAAGACCCAAGAAAAAAATACTCCTTCATGAAAGACTCAAAATAGCTCGACAAGAAAAGAATATGAGTATAGATGCCCTTACGAAGGAAGCGAATATTACTTATGTTACTTATGGAAAAATTGAAGCATGAATAACAGATAATCCAACTATCAAGAATCTTACTCGTATTGCTCGTACACTCGAAGTAAGCATAGATGAACTTGTGCAAGATATGGATTGGAACGATAAAGAAGAGTAA
- a CDS encoding tetratricopeptide repeat protein — protein sequence MSHGERTNITEKKWKKILLESMIFLGLWLILFMVFSWRILVENFSLLSGISQDMPESRYNTALAFAKEKRYDEARVILERLVQSNPEITARERVYELYGDVLYLSSGSKDDVKKLYILARDIRPNDMLLEKIALLDGQSSSNSENASGTVSNTGNIAFPSGSGSGTSSLQSALDSLAKTESEKQKYLYPLNTTPENLSDTRKFLDEGVERVDW from the coding sequence ATGTCTCACTGAGAAAGAACTAACATCACCGAAAAAAAGTGGAAAAAAATACTTCTCGAAAGTATGATTTTTCTTGGGCTTTGGTTGATATTGTTCATGGTTTTCTCATGGAGAATACTTGTCGAGAATTTCTCTCTCCTCTCAGGGATCTCTCAGGATATGCCCGAGTCACGATACAATACAGCACTCGCATTCGCGAAAGAGAAGCGATATGATGAAGCTCGTGTTATTCTCGAAAGACTCGTACAATCGAATCCAGAAATCACCGCGAGAGAACGAGTCTATGAGCTCTATGGTGATGTTCTCTATCTCTCCAGTGGTTCGAAGGATGATGTGAAGAAGCTCTACATCCTCGCTCGTGATATTCGTCCGAATGATATGCTCCTCGAGAAGATCGCATTGCTCGATGGTCAATCTTCTTCGAATTCTGAGAATGCCTCTGGAACGGTCTCGAATACAGGAAATATAGCTTTTCCTTCAGGAAGTGGTTCAGGTACGAGTTCTCTCCAGTCAGCGCTTGATTCACTCGCTAAGACGGAATCCGAAAAACAAAAATACCTCTATCCGCTCAATACTACTCCAGAAAATCTCTCAGATACACGGAAATTCCTCGATGAATGAGTCGAGCGAGTGGATTGGTAA
- a CDS encoding DUF4012 domain-containing protein, with the protein MSHHHSDIISFDLQAGKGSMLDIASMFPISSVHAIRSTKPILDTLAKGRGVTHDFSLSHKLSIKRFRTISTLDLSTSEFWQPSLLTTKILQIRPRFHTIDLVPPLEIPFGSLDIRREIPILSEQKYGDIYRRKLPASLHLRREWKNTRTLLKRKRKSIFATLFILVSLSIPTLLYTKFLVEDGLHELVALRNISDKITLLQSIHASRGDFERANILFMPFRWIPQDQFRLASIAIDGGLALTRGMDAVVNTIPTGSGETFSGSIIHDSIDNSSLPSFRAKARDITLFAPLGIDTPTDWLTQNQDAIRILTTALHDASMAFDRARNISDSRKDELIHIGKTFEQLGGILGFYESHEKNILQMLGHDEPQRYIIFNQNRDEIRANGGFPGSVITFTLYKGNVLDYRTDDVYYYDWNLYPYKEVPPPGVALLTDNYGLRDVNYYPDFRDTLEKANAFIERSGDATLTTGIAIHQGIVEDILKEVGPVTLSGVTEPFTSENFSPLMSTLVEARHGEVNTPKDTLFRFISALAAKINEKRAYDTVLTLLEEELRNGEILFASRDVQVDDFLSTFRKELPWQCGGANNNEQGTMNNEQGIMNNTGANDCPRNWAYPVLTSVSGNKSDRFMKRLYESDTFPVGSCQYQNKMTFTHTHSYEKSDSTTLEKYLDFLGIKDQKIREKMLFVQGNGANRTYMRLYTPKGSVLTGSTIGIETVEKDDSTVFTWLMETPVGASASKTIRYTTPIADCQTFTGGLTWYRQPGLQNTMMK; encoded by the coding sequence ATGTCTCATCACCATAGCGATATCATCTCGTTCGATCTCCAGGCAGGCAAGGGAAGTATGCTCGATATTGCGAGTATGTTCCCGATTTCGAGCGTGCATGCGATTCGTTCGACGAAGCCGATTCTCGATACACTCGCGAAATGACGTGGTGTGACGCATGATTTCTCACTCTCACACAAGCTCTCTATTAAGCGATTTCGCACGATATCAACACTCGATCTCTCGACATCTGAGTTCTGGCAACCGTCCCTTCTCACGACCAAGATTCTCCAGATTCGCCCACGATTCCATACCATCGATCTCGTTCCTCCACTCGAGATTCCATTCGGTTCGCTCGATATTCGGCGCGAGATTCCGATCCTTTCTGAGCAAAAATACGGAGACATCTATCGCAGAAAACTCCCTGCTTCACTCCACTTGCGCCGCGAATGGAAGAATACGCGCACACTCCTGAAGCGAAAACGGAAATCGATCTTCGCAACTTTATTTATCCTCGTGTCACTCTCGATTCCCACGCTTCTCTATACGAAATTCCTCGTCGAGGATGGGCTCCATGAACTCGTGGCACTCAGGAATATTTCTGACAAAATAACGCTATTGCAATCGATTCATGCATCACGTGGAGATTTTGAACGTGCGAATATCCTCTTCATGCCGTTCCGATGGATTCCGCAGGATCAATTCCGACTCGCGTCGATCGCGATCGATGGCGGACTGGCGCTGACTCGTGGTATGGATGCAGTGGTGAATACGATTCCGACAGGAAGTGGCGAGACGTTTTCTGGTTCGATTATTCATGATTCCATCGACAATTCTTCTTTGCCGAGTTTTCGAGCCAAGGCACGAGATATCACACTTTTCGCGCCACTGGGTATCGATACGCCGACCGATTGGCTCACACAGAATCAAGATGCGATTCGTATTCTGACAACAGCGCTGCATGATGCGAGCATGGCTTTCGATCGCGCGAGAAATATTTCTGATAGCCGAAAAGACGAACTGATTCATATCGGAAAAACTTTCGAACAACTCGGATGAATACTCGGATTCTATGAGTCTCACGAGAAAAATATCCTCCAAATGCTCGGACATGATGAACCGCAACGATATATCATCTTCAATCAGAATCGTGATGAGATTCGCGCCAATGGTGGATTCCCTGGAAGTGTCATCACCTTCACTCTCTACAAGGGAAATGTCCTCGACTATCGCACGGATGATGTGTATTATTATGATTGGAATCTCTATCCGTACAAGGAAGTGCCACCTCCTGGTGTCGCGCTCCTCACGGATAACTATGGACTGCGTGATGTGAACTATTATCCTGATTTTCGTGACACTCTCGAAAAAGCGAATGCCTTCATCGAACGTTCGGGCGATGCGACGCTCACGACAGGAATCGCGATTCACCAAGGAATCGTCGAAGATATTTTGAAGGAAGTGTGACCAGTTACACTTTCTGGCGTGACCGAGCCATTCACGAGTGAGAATTTTTCTCCACTGATGTCGACACTCGTCGAGGCACGTCACGGGGAAGTGAATACACCGAAAGATACACTGTTCCGATTTATTTCTGCGCTGGCTGCAAAAATTAATGAGAAACGAGCCTATGATACGGTTCTCACACTGCTCGAAGAAGAACTCAGAAATGGAGAAATCCTTTTTGCTTCGCGCGATGTTCAGGTAGATGATTTTCTCTCGACTTTCCGAAAAGAACTTCCATGGCAGTGCGGATGAGCAAATAACAATGAACAATGAACAATGAACAATGAACAATGAATAATGAATAATACAGGAGCAAACGATTGTCCGCGGAACTGGGCGTATCCAGTGCTGACTTCGGTATCTGGGAACAAGAGTGATCGCTTCATGAAGCGACTCTATGAGTCTGATACTTTCCCTGTCGGCAGTTGCCAATATCAGAACAAGATGACATTCACCCACACGCATTCGTACGAGAAATCCGATAGTACAACGCTCGAGAAATATCTCGACTTTCTCGGTATCAAAGATCAGAAAATCCGTGAGAAAATGCTCTTCGTCCAAGGAAACGGAGCGAATCGAACCTATATGCGACTCTATACTCCGAAGGGTTCCGTATTGACTGGTTCTACGATTGGTATCGAGACGGTAGAGAAAGATGATAGCACTGTATTCACCTGGCTTATGGAGACTCCAGTGGGTGCGAGTGCTTCGAAAACAATTCGCTATACTACTCCGATTGCTGACTGTCAGACATTCACAGGTGGGCTCACTTGGTATCGTCAGCCAGGACTTCAGAATACGATGATGAAATAG
- the yidD gene encoding membrane protein insertion efficiency factor YidD, with the protein MIKKTLIFIVRQYQKYLSPDHSVWAKSLNRPPYCKHIPSCSDYMIESLEKKGVIIGLIKGTGRILRCNPWSKGGYNPVEKSSK; encoded by the coding sequence ATGATCAAAAAAACTCTCATCTTCATCGTCCGTCAATATCAGAAATACCTCTCGCCCGATCATTCTGTCTGGGCAAAGTCACTGAACCGACCGCCATATTGCAAGCATATTCCATCCTGTAGCGACTATATGATAGAATCTCTCGAAAAAAAATGAGTCATCATCTGACTCATCAAGTGAACTGGGAGAATCCTTCGGTGTAATCCGTGGTCGAAGGGCGGGTATAATCCTGTAGAGAAAAGTTCGAAGTAA
- the ybeY gene encoding rRNA maturation RNase YbeY encodes MFSYQILNHPEKFTLDTSRIQMIFERIDEMVDIPQKGILDIAFLSDTEIQALNRDHRGIDKTTDVLSFHYFEDFTDVADDDIAGEIILSESRILTQAEEYGHTAEKEFETLVIHSILHIIGFDHETDEDYEAMWSYEEPLRKEILI; translated from the coding sequence ATGTTTTCTTACCAGATTCTGAATCATCCCGAAAAATTCACACTCGATACATCTCGGATTCAGATGATTTTTGAACGTATCGACGAGATGGTCGATATTCCTCAGAAGGGAATCCTGGATATTGCATTTCTCTCGGATACAGAAATACAGGCACTGAACCGTGATCATCGTGGTATCGACAAGACGACGGATGTGCTCTCATTTCACTATTTCGAAGATTTCACCGATGTAGCGGATGATGATATCGCGGGAGAGATTATCCTCTCGGAGTCTCGGATTCTCACACAGGCAGAGGAGTACGGACACACTGCAGAAAAGGAATTCGAAACTCTTGTCATTCATTCGATCCTCCATATAATCGGTTTTGATCACGAGACGGACGAAGACTATGAAGCTATGTGGAGCTATGAAGAACCGCTTCGGAAAGAAATATTAATATAA
- a CDS encoding VWA domain-containing protein has product MHISTFSHRRFLISLFLLVIGLFLLGFSLGQKESNTGNDTIWIVDNSMSMAVEDIADSVQNLNHSRLEVARSLVMSGVHELSGNHGVLIYARSPGVLVPLTSDKNILDTNVANIAPVMDNGGSDMKSVFGLLASLYSTRKTPLNVILLSDGGDTGISDFPPLPEGVRLQIVGIGTESGGPISLGYDALGQRRYKIYQGKEVNVAYEQSNIEKLAKIYSATVSTIENTRQIPEVLEAITPKIEIQKPESLLFILRIIGSLFILLALIFPPYVSLRKN; this is encoded by the coding sequence ATGCATATTTCCACTTTTTCTCATCGTCGATTTCTCATTTCTCTTTTTCTTTTGGTGATTGGACTTTTTCTCCTTGGATTCAGTCTAGGGCAAAAAGAATCAAACACAGGAAATGATACCATATGGATCGTCGATAACTCGATGAGTATGGCAGTCGAAGATATCGCGGATAGTGTACAGAATCTGAATCATAGCCGCCTCGAAGTAGCGCGTTCGCTCGTGATGAGTGGAGTCCATGAGCTCTCGGGGAATCATGGAGTGCTCATCTATGCGCGGAGTCCATGAGTGCTTGTACCACTGACCTCTGACAAGAACATTCTCGATACCAATGTTGCCAATATCGCTCCAGTCATGGACAATGGTGGAAGTGATATGAAGAGTGTTTTCGGATTGCTCGCATCACTCTATAGCACGCGCAAAACTCCCCTGAACGTGATTCTTCTCTCTGATGGTGGCGATACGGGAATTTCTGATTTTCCACCGCTTCCTGAGGGAGTCCGACTGCAGATCGTCGGAATCGGGACGGAATCTGGCTGACCCATCTCTCTCGGCTATGACGCGCTCGGACAGCGACGATACAAGATATATCAGGGCAAGGAAGTGAATGTTGCATACGAGCAATCGAATATCGAGAAACTCGCCAAGATATATAGTGCCACAGTTTCTACGATAGAAAATACACGACAAATTCCTGAAGTGCTTGAGGCTATTACACCAAAAATAGAAATACAAAAACCAGAATCACTCCTCTTCATACTCCGCATCATCGGTTCGCTTTTTATCCTCTTGGCTCTGATCTTCCCTCCGTATGTCTCACTGAGAAAGAACTAA
- a CDS encoding HpaII family restriction endonuclease codes for MTNSAITGNTGEWSELYALVFILTYGGLFGADKEQNRKKEIFYKVVEVFLEGKNKESTLQYTLLEKDIEIYNQGNLLGTISISDLEIHLKQFFTDLSSQNDGRAYSLGSGSAILELLQRRGIKASSKKKKDIDLVILDSLTKAPTPILGFSIKSQLGTASTLLNASKATNFIYEVLDQDGNIPTNLPVLHDKNVKDNICLLRKNGFRIAFRNIESETFEKNIGLIDSNLANSIATIMLSYYSRNGTKIADLTEIEYHGNDQVKHKIKEFIAIMALGMMPNTEWDGILTTLGGIILVKKDGDVLCYYLYNLRDFQDYLFDNVKFDTPSTTRYGIGKIIKEGGRSFIKLNLQIRFLR; via the coding sequence ATGACAAATAGTGCAATTACTGGAAATACTGGTGAATGGAGTGAATTATATGCATTAGTATTTATCTTAACATACTGAGGCCTTTTTGGTGCTGATAAGGAACAAAATAGGAAAAAGGAAATTTTTTATAAAGTTGTTGAAGTTTTCTTAGAATGAAAAAATAAAGAATCTACACTACAATATACTCTATTGGAAAAGGATATTGAAATATATAATCAGGGGAATTTACTAGGAACTATAAGTATTTCAGATTTGGAAATTCATTTAAAACAATTTTTTACAGACCTTAGTTCTCAAAATGATTGAAGAGCATACTCATTAGGAAGCTGATCTGCAATATTAGAACTTCTTCAAAGAAGATGAATCAAAGCATCCAGTAAAAAGAAAAAGGATATTGATTTAGTTATTTTAGACTCACTCACAAAAGCACCTACTCCAATACTTTGATTTAGTATAAAATCACAACTTTGAACAGCATCCACTCTACTAAATGCATCAAAAGCAACAAACTTTATATATGAAGTCTTGGATCAGGATTGAAATATTCCTACAAATCTCCCTGTTTTACATGATAAAAATGTAAAAGATAACATATGTCTACTGAGGAAGAATGGATTTAGAATAGCTTTCAGAAATATAGAAAGTGAAACTTTTGAGAAAAATATAGGATTAATTGATAGTAATCTGGCAAATAGTATAGCCACTATTATGCTCTCATATTATTCTAGAAACGGGACAAAAATTGCTGATCTTACAGAAATTGAATATCATGGAAACGATCAAGTAAAACATAAAATCAAAGAATTTATTGCAATAATGGCATTATGAATGATGCCAAATACTGAATGGGATTGAATATTGACGACTTTATGATGAATAATTCTTGTTAAAAAAGATGGGGATGTTCTTTGCTATTATTTATATAATTTAAGGGATTTCCAAGATTATCTATTTGATAATGTGAAATTTGATACCCCAAGTACAACTCGATATGGGATAGGAAAAATAATTAAAGAATGATGAAGGTCATTTATAAAACTAAATTTACAAATAAGATTTCTTCGCTAA
- the murB gene encoding UDP-N-acetylmuramate dehydrogenase → MTVPHFLEHDRDVGFISAFKTPAKSRYFFDITERDHVMLLPMVYTFAREQGIPIMIVGGGSNCLFAFDEYDGIIVRNRYAGYSEPFDQHGRTYVRVHSGEMSTVFALALYQHYGISVLVPWTGLPGTIGGACVGNAGCFGIETADIFVEAEVLELESSIIHTYTHDDMEYRYRGSILKGDERFFVVSMLLDVSPFENKDYGQFTPADIQAIRKVKQPPGFSCGSFFKNPPGMSAGKMIDESGLKGTRVGGVKVSEQHGNFFINDQKGTWQDVIGLRDLVKDTIREKYGVELEEEVRIVTNNNEQITMNK, encoded by the coding sequence ATGACTGTACCACATTTTCTCGAACATGACCGCGATGTTTGATTCATTTCTGCATTCAAGACTCCTGCAAAATCTCGATATTTTTTCGATATCACAGAACGGGATCATGTGATGTTATTGCCGATGGTTTATACATTTGCACGCGAACAGGGGATTCCGATAATGATAGTGGGTGGTGGTTCGAATTGCCTTTTCGCATTCGATGAATATGACGGCATCATCGTCCGCAATCGCTATGCAGGATACAGTGAACCGTTCGATCAACATGGGCGAACTTATGTCCGCGTACATAGTGGTGAGATGAGTACGGTTTTCGCACTTGCACTCTACCAGCACTATGGAATCTCTGTCCTTGTGCCTTGGACTGGACTGCCTGGGACAATCGGTGGTGCTTGTGTCGGCAATGCTGGATGCTTTGGTATCGAGACAGCCGATATATTCGTCGAGGCGGAAGTGCTCGAGCTCGAGAGCAGTATCATCCACACCTACACGCATGATGATATGGAATACCGATATCGTGGCAGTATCCTGAAGTGAGATGAGCGGTTTTTCGTCGTGTCGATGCTCCTCGATGTCTCTCCGTTCGAGAACAAGGATTATGGACAATTCACACCTGCAGATATTCAGGCGATTCGCAAAGTGAAGCAACCACCAGGATTCTCGTGTGGAAGTTTTTTTAAGAATCCTCCAGGAATGTCAGCAGGGAAAATGATCGACGAATCAGGACTGAAGGGGACACGAGTCGGTGGGGTGAAAGTGAGTGAACAGCATGGGAACTTCTTCATCAACGATCAGAAATGAACCTGGCAGGATGTCATATGACTTCGTGACCTCGTGAAGGATACTATCCGTGAGAAATACGGTGTCGAGCTCGAAGAAGAAGTACGAATCGTGACAAATAACAATGAACAAATAACAATGAACAAATAA
- a CDS encoding nucleotidyltransferase gives MSVLSYLQNKASSAVLSVSEKSSIDTSISTLKTRLGYHFSNSEIKEHFRFGSSTRDTILPRFMDDQSDIDYMIVFSDNQYTPQTYLNQLKKFATDRYGSSEIFQSSPTIVLELNHIKFDLVPAIRTWSGGLQIPSRTSAWQDTNPNDFNNNLIIANTSNSFLIKPTIRLMKYWNVKSGGGFDSFLLEKWIINQNFFNCSNQKDYLFSIIDKLTTSTNYSQKLNDEISRAKKIITTVREDEAKYPNLAESEIKKLFRDS, from the coding sequence ATGTCAGTCCTTAGTTATCTACAAAATAAAGCCAGCAGTGCTGTTCTTTCTGTCTCAGAAAAATCAAGCATTGATACCTCTATCTCTACACTTAAAACACGACTTGGTTATCACTTTTCTAATAGTGAAATCAAAGAACACTTTCGTTTTGGATCATCCACTCGGGATACAATACTTCCACGTTTTATGGATGACCAATCCGATATAGATTATATGATTGTTTTTTCTGATAATCAATACACACCCCAAACATATTTGAATCAACTTAAGAAATTTGCCACAGATCGTTATGGTAGTTCTGAAATTTTTCAGTCCAGTCCAACTATTGTTCTTGAATTAAATCATATCAAATTTGACCTTGTTCCTGCAATTCGTACATGGAGTGGTGGTTTGCAAATTCCGAGTAGGACATCTGCTTGGCAAGATACAAATCCAAATGATTTTAATAACAACTTAATTATAGCAAACACAAGTAATTCATTTTTAATAAAGCCAACGATACGGCTTATGAAATACTGGAATGTGAAAAGTGGTGGTGGATTTGATTCGTTTTTGCTTGAAAAATGGATTATAAATCAGAATTTTTTCAATTGTTCCAATCAAAAAGATTACCTTTTTTCTATAATTGATAAGCTGACCACCTCTACCAATTACTCTCAAAAACTTAACGATGAAATAAGTCGTGCGAAGAAAATAATTACCACAGTTAGAGAAGATGAGGCTAAATATCCAAACTTGGCTGAATCTGAAATAAAAAAATTATTTCGAGATTCATAA